The segment GAAATATTTGTTCACCAATTATTCATAAGATATTCATATGTCAGATTATCAATAAATACATCATAACAAAGATGGGATATTTGCTTGCTTGGATCATGTATTAATATAaaaagttctttctttctttctttctctcctttctcggaGAACCACACGCGGGGCCACTCTGACACTTTTATTATAGCAAGTAAATAATCAATATACTTCATTTAGTAATCAATATAGACgtataatgtatagtgtataatTACCGGGTATCGTGATTTTGTAAGTGTTACCTCGCGTGGCCGGATGATACACGAGGTCGGTGTCGAAAGTCCGGTGATTGAAGTAATCTGACACTAATGGCAGATGCCTTTGACACACTGCTCTGGACGTGACAGCGTATGCGCGTAAGTGCGATGAACGCGAGGACTTCGGTTTAATTGGATTTCCTGCTGTTGGGTGGTTcggttgtttgttttatttgtttgttttatttgttttggtttgttatcgtatgaggggattttttttttttttgcagtattTAGTAATTTGTGAATTGTTAGCATGTATTGTTGGTTTCTTTTCTGGTGGATGAGATGAATTTGCATCTTCCTGTATTCCTGGCCCAGTTAATCTAATGAGTAAACTAATTTGTACGGAGCGGCATAATTGTCACTTGATAAGGTTAATTGCTAACCTTTATCGCGGGAGTGGCCGTTATTAACACGACCTTGAGTGCACGCAGGACCCTTGCAATGCAACCTGCTCACACTGAGGGCAGGTCTCATCGACTACCTCTCTTGCCGAGCATATTAGGGCATTCACGAGGATACATTCTATTTCCTCGAGACATTTCCTCCTTCTGTAGAAATGGAGATCGAAAGAGTCACCCAAACACGAGTCGGTGTCCTCACGACCATGAGTGCTGCGGGAGTTCTGCTGCTGTCGCTGCTGTCCCTGGCCGGCGGGGGGAGCCCTCAGTGCATCTCCAAGAACGACGAAATGTCCCCCCCGCCGCGCCCGGACCTCGGCCACATCGCCCCCTTCAGCGTCGCGCTCTTCAGGGAGGTCCTGCCGTCGAAGGGGAACTTCGTCTTCTCGCCCTACAGCGTCTGGACCGCCCTCGTCCTGGCCTACTTCGGGTCCGGCGGGAACACGCAGACCCAGCTGGAGCAGGTCCTCCAGCTGACCAACAAGGCGGACACCCTGGCCTTGTACAGAGCCGTGACGGAACTGTGAGTAGAGGTTTGATGCGAGTGAGATTACTGGTGTGCGGGTGATTGTAAGGGCGATGGACATCTTGGTAACAGGGAATATAATGGCAGTAAGGACATTTTGTTGGCAGACTGGATGGCGATAGttatagggagaaaaaagagggttaAATGTGACCTTAAAATTAAACTactaaacaaacagaaatacacatatattatattttgatttAATAAACGGCATAATATAGCAAACGTTAGAATGAAAAATAACTAGGATATCTTTATAAATGGCAAAGGGTTTCAGTTAAAAATATCATGCATTATCCAAGGCGtagagataataatagtggtaatgataataaatataatgatgacaataaaacatccaacagtaattataatgatgataatgaaaatgataatcaattgATAATtcgagtgataatgatgataataacgatgttaatggtgatgataataataatgataataagaataatgattatgataataataatgaaaataagaataatgattatgataataataataataataattacaattataatggtagtggcaatggcaataataatgatggtagtaataaaaataatggtaatgataataacagtaataataatactgataataataataatgttgataataataataaaattgatgataaatataatgatgatactgataaaagataattatgatgataatgacgctggcaaaaatgattatattgatgataatgacaataataataataatgataataataatagtaataataataataataataataataataataataataataataataataataataataataatagtagtagtaataatgataataatgataatgataagaatggtaatactgatactgatgataataatgatactgagaatgataacaatgatattgatgatattgaaaatgatagaaataataattacgatacttatgatggtgatgatggtaataatgataatcattatagtaatgataatgatagtaatgataatgaaggtaatgataatgaaggtaataataatgatagtaatgatgataatagtaatatcaataataatgataataaacataatgatgataatggtgatgatagtaatgataatgataacaatgatgataatgataataacataattagtAGTATAAGTCGTAgatatatctttattaatatcatggtCAGCTTCAACATCAGTACCATTGTTAGTTTCATTGTCCTAATCTTGataattgttatcttcattattgtcattactattactgatatcattatgattattattttttattagtattattacttccgtaatcattattatttttattactaataatgttttatcattgtttttaattattattactattgttcttatcatcatcgttatcattgttgttgttattatcactattactattatcatcatcatcattattattattaccattatcattattattgttgttatcattatcatttttatggccaatattattattcttattatcattattattattatcattattatcattattattattatcattattattatcatcattattatcattattattattgattttttccgttatcattatcatcatcattactgttatccttatcattatcatcatcattgttattattattattattatctttactggttttattataattatgattataatcatcattaccatcattattatcattattattattatcattattatcattataaataccattattatattagcattgtcattattgttgctgtattACTGTTGAAACTGATATAAGTAagattgttgctgctgttgcttttattatcaatattatcaccaacactatcatcactatcattgttatcattattattactattattgattatcaatatcatcattatcattttgccactatcattattattgttatcatcatcataataattattgtcatttactATTAGCATATTACCCAAAGAATGtttaagtcattattattattattactgttattatcattattttcattcttatcattatcattcttatcattatcattcttatcattatcattcttatcattatcattcttatcattatcattcttatcatcaccattaatattatatcattattgccattgcattattattatgactgttatcattatcataattagtagtagtagtatcatgattgtaatttttactataatcactatcattatcattattttttattactcttattgttatattttttgttattgccattgtcatacTCATGAGCATGATTACTGTTCTTGATATTATTCTAGttccaattataattattattgttgttattattggtagtattattgttgctatcattatcatgaatgccattattaatactgctatcattattattgtcattgtaattatcatccatatcattatcattatcatcaccatcattattattactttcatcaacattaatatcaaaatcagaaatcattatcaattaatatgtgaatattatataatgtgtgtaaacagatattttcaatatgcatattatatacacatagatttgcGAGATATAGCTTCGCTCGGGCTTTGTTTCATGTGTGGCCGGCCCTGTGGCAGCACAtacggagaggggggtgggagcataaaagagagaaaggggaggcaaCACTGTGAATACGGCCATGTGAGGACAGGTGAACGGTCAGATCAGAGGATCAGGCGATCTATACAAAGGGTGGCCGGTttaagggagaaggcggaggatatgggaaggaaggagactgtCGTCTGGTGAAAAaactgttcaagttgaaattaggtCCGTCTACCTCGAAGGtaggcacctatgctgttccttgtgcctcctgTCATAAGCAGTACTTAGTCGAGACAGGCGAAAGTTTCACAGTCTGTCTCAACATGAACACACGATAACCAGGAGAcgcaacaacaacgccctcttctgccaccagtgggacacaggccatcagatggattggtcaaCTGCACGTATTGTCTTCCCTTCCGTTGATGCCTAGTTAGATTAGCGAAGTCTAGCTGCGCCCTGGCCTTTCTCTGGAATGGCCCAGTCCGTGTCGGCTATTTCTAGCTGTCTCACGTGTTTTGTTTGAATTGTTTGCTTAACGTGGAGGCTGGATTGCCAGTTAGCGCTCCAGTTTCCTTTTTACCggccggcggctgtggtgggaaGACcttgtctcagaaattgtgtgctcACAATTCTGTAAGTAATGTGACAGGCTGGCGTTCGGCTCGCCGCAATGCTTACAATTCCTGTCGACCACGTcttcaataatttgccaagcgcatagGTAAactagtcttaatctgtgcagtATGACTTTGGCCCCTCTGTTTATTTTTGAAGGAAGTGCCAGTGGCTCAGCCTGTGGCGTTTGAGTACTATCTGGCTGAGGGCGAGCTTGTGAGATTTTCTCTATGTCTGCGAGATAATGGCAAGCGCAGTAGCGTTGGGCCTGTGGCTCGATATTCTTTAGCTTGGGTTGACAATCATAGAAGTTAGAGGCATGGCCCTGTccttttcggctagtctgtcagTAAGCTTGGATGCCTATCTAGCTTGGGatccattttatgattattattctacccAGATCAATGATCGCCTGTGCTATGGTGAGGACAGTGGTCAGGAGGTAGATGCCGTTGGCCATGCTGTGTTGTAGACAGTGGCTGATCTCGAGTCTGTATATGACCACGCGTGGGTCAGGGCTCCCATGATCGCAACTGTTCTGCTTGGAGCGgagaggcattgtcagtgacccagATGTATGTGGCATCCCATGCTGCGAAGCCGCCACCTCCAGtgtggtttattggatccacggatatGCCCGTGAAATAGGCTCTACTAGCCGGGGGAGTTATTTGAGCAATGACCCTTTGTAGTTGTACCTTTAGGGGAGGcatagagtatttttttttcccctgacAAGCACAAGACTGAGAACTCGACCAAggtgtttgcccacggcgggggttctctATAGCAAAGGctatataagaaagataggaaagcacgtattacaccgaataaaaaaaatctgaggcCCAAAACTTCATATAGTGCCCTCTATTGTTCAGATATACAACTAAAAAAGGAGAGCGGTTATAGGGGGGACTATAAATTTATaaagtttattatttatttttttaaggtctACTCTCAGTTGAAGTTTtacaaagtattttttttaatgagagacttaaaatatatctattaaataactactttatatatttatttcgtaATTTGcatgaaattatataattattttattctttaatattttttttcttattagagatttctttacatacattaaaataatGTTTTGCACTTTTTTcagaatataacaataaaacatttatttaatTAACATTTAATAAttatctcatgtgtatgcatatttccaTATCATAAAAATTGTCCATTATTTAAATACTATACAATCATATTCCAGAAAATATCTTTGCTGTTAATACGATGAACATGAACTTAAATTCAACAAACTCTACAATTTATCAAATCAACAAATCTGTTAAATAAACCACAATCATTCGGCATTATTAAATTCttcatgtttttcattcatttatcttgtgTCATTAAATCAATTAAAACAAAGCACATTtgtgtaaaacattttttttatttgatttcaagacattatcaataaaagtataaataaaagtaGGCCTACAATTAAAACAACAGACGTTTCATAGTAAATAAACAGACGATACATCGcgtacacaacgccatctattgttcagatattacactatccgccaaccgCTGGGGCTCACAGGCTTTTGCCATGCTTTCCAATCTTTCGTATTTAGTCTGCTCTATAGTTAGGGTCGGGGGAATCCATCCTCTTGATAGGCAGTTGTTGTTTGAGCTAAAAGCTTAGATCAACACTGGCTGTGTGTGGGATCCAGGAGTTGTCAGCAAACATCTGGTAGTCCTGCTATTGGCGTCTGAATAGTTTCTTTGTCTCATGCATGTATTCTAAGGCCTGTATGACCTTAGAAAGCCTGGCGAAATCTTCCTTAATAAAGCTGCCTAATTCCAACTTGAACAACGGCTTTTCTCCTGCCAACAGTCTCCTTgcttcccactttctcccttttctcccttgtgCCGGCATGGACCGTCTgctccttcgacctgatctgacctcccttcgcttccggtcACCTGCCCTTACCTGCTCAGTGTTCAACGCATTGCCTCTCATCTTTCACGTTTatactccatcctcttcctttcctcttcagatCTGAAGATGAACTCTTGGAGGATTTCAAAATTGTTGTCTCATTTTCTAtaaatttgtgcattgtgggttttctacgtgcgtgtgcgtgtgtgcgtatagcaGGGTTCGTACGGGTATTGGAGAATCATGGAAATAGAACTTTTCGGACCTGGAATATCTTCGATTTATTTTTTCAAGTCTGGAAGATCATGTACTTTGTTTTCGTCTGAAAAATCGTGGAAATTTGGTATTTGTGTCTTTTATAcgttttacttctgttttatttttttaagtttataTTCTGAGAAAGTCTTCAGAAAGAAATCAAAGTAATTGAGGTAACTGAATGAAAAGTTGAAAAATTATATAGCCTATATTGATACATGCTGACGCATTATAAGCAACAAGTCACTGAAAAGTTTATGAAATACACCAACGAGTCATTGCTTAAATCTTTTACATTTGACAGCATTAGCTTAGAATTGTACATATTGTAATGGGACACATGTATTGTGAATATTCATCAAATGTTCAAAGTAAACTGAAAAGTCATAGACAATCCCAAACCATCTCTGGAAAGTCATGGAATTTCGATACCAAAATGGGTAAGAAACCTggtatagatattttatatacatttacacacatacagatatatgtttgtgtgaatgtgtgtttaaaCATAGTGACCATGCCCAAAGAATTCTGAATGCTTATTTGTTGGATGATCGTTTTTACTGAAAATAACATTTATGTTCCTATACTACACACTCAAAAATACACTATATACTATCGTATCATACTATACGATACGTAATACTAATCTCCATTACATTACCACCCAATATATCGCGCTAAACAAATGTTACAAACACGATCAGCCCCAAATCACAATACTTTCTTCCCCCAGACACGAGGCACAGGACACCAAGCCAAACTACACTCTTAACGCCGCTAACAAGCTGTTCGTGCAGGAATACTACCCCATTTTCGAGTGTGTGCGCCACGTGCTCGCCAACAAGCTGCAGACGGTCAATTTTCGAAGGGTGGGTGAGGTTGCTGatgacttttgttttattttcttgttcttcgttgaTTTTCTAGGATTGAGGCTTATCTATCTTATATGCActtgtattttcttctctgtatattcttcttttatttcattttatcgtttAAGGGGATAGACTACTGAATCATATTGACACGGtctctgaagagagagagagaagggggagttaaagagagagggagaggggaggataggtgtgggaatgaagaaagtgaggtagatatatgtagatagtgaGAATGAGAGCATTCATAGATGTGCTGCTGTAGTGGTCCCCCCCTGTTCTCAAAGAAATACTGGCATTCTCGTTAGAAACCTGCGAGGATGATACCAGTAAAAAATAATTctatacagaaaaaaattaaaaaagaaacgaaactcGATCAATTGCTCTCTTTGTCAGTCATTGCAAAAGTGTTCGGAAAGTTGCTTGTACAGAAATTGTGTAAGTACCTCTAAAAACAGTATATTTCATCTACAATCAACACCAGGTCTCTTAATACTCCTCGATAGATGGAGTTAACACATAGGCAGAAGAACTGACACTGATTTCATTGCACTGGATATAACGGAATCATTTTATACCGAGTGACGTGATAGACTTTAAAAAATCAATAGGCTAGGGATAGTGGGAAACGTTTTGGTACTCCTAACAGACTAACACTTAATATAATCCCTATTGTGGTTGTAGGAGGGAAAGAATCAGAAAGATACTTAATAAATGTTGGTGTTCCACGAGGCAGTTTCCTTAGAAAATTAATGTGGTGTTCACTAAGAGAGTGgcatatgaaaattattttactGTTCATGTGAACTTCCCCAAATATGACaccaatacaaaaacacacacctgcAAAGAATCATTGATGCTGCATCCAACTGAGGTTCCTGATGTTAAATACAATTTGTTGCcgaaaaaaatacatcaagaaTAAGGGACCGGGCCACAAGACACTGAGCTCTCCTTTTGCAATAACACCGTCTAAGAGAGCAAGATTTCATCAACGTATTTGGAGTTACTTTCAATCATGACAGAACTGTGGTGAACATACCGGAAGCCACGTAGAAGCCGACTGCTCCATTTCCTTACTCCAGAAGATACCCTACAGCTTAAAAGGTCCTAACTACATTCTGCACTGGAATCCATAGCCTGGGCATGGGACGGAGCAGCTCAAACGCATCTTAGACTCCTAATCGCAATTCAAAACATGGCAATTAAACTCATTTCTCGAATATCCAGTGCAGATGTTGCAAAGTCGTGGTTCTCTACAGTGCTCAACATTCAGACGTCCCTCACCTGGAACCATTACgaagcaaaaacacaaaaaagcagAACCTAACAACCCTAAATTCTGTTTAAGTGAACACTTAACATTCCAAAAGACATGTTGACAGATAAGTAGGTCTTTGTAATAGCATACAATACGGCTTTCTGTTTATATAAACCCTGTCAAACATTCGAATGTTTTGAAGTGGAATTCATACTCAAAATTTTCCCTTTGTAGAATTTACAGGTTTTGAGAGATATTTAACCTAATAAAGAACATGATACAAATTTCTTGAtaaaagtaggagagagggagaaagggagaaattctAGGATACCAATTTACAGGTTTTACGAGCCATTTAACCTAATAGGGAACATGATACAAATTTCTTGATAAaattaagaggagaaggaggagagagagagagagaaagagaaattctaGGATACCAAATTACTTTCCACAAACTCCGAGACGAGGCGaataaccctcccaccccccttccagtCCCACAAAGCCGCGGAGACCATCAACCAGTACGTCCGAGACACGACGCGCGGCAAGATCTCGCAACTCGTGAGACCGCGCGAGATTTCCCGAGCGCACATCGTCCTCGCCAACGCCGTCTATTTCAAAGGATTGTGGGAGCAGCAGTTCCAGCCGGACAACACCCACCTGGAGAAGTTCTATCCTGCTCCGGATCAGCACGCCTTTGTCGACATGATGACGCAGGAAAATAAGTTTCCAATCGGTaataattacatagatatattttttatgctaatttggAATTCAATTTCTATCTCTGAGTTATTAGACTTTTTGCAATGTTTTGGCTTTGGGACTGAATTGTGGttatccatcttcttcttttattatcgtttattataatgtttatccTTTTATTCGCCAGAAGTGTACCTTTGTCTGATGGGTAAGAATACTCATCTATTACCCATCGTAGAATCTCATAGGATAACGAATGGAAATATTTGATTTGCATGCAGACAATAATTGCAGCAGAAAAATTGGTTTTAAACTTCTGTAATTTGCGtggatattttgatgtaatgtAAATCACCAAATGATTACTTGCTACTGATAGGTGCGTTCATGGTACTCAGTGTTTATATTGTGTATAAAAAAAGTTAATTTAAGACGTCTTTCACATTTCTTGGGTGCCAcaacatagatagagatagagactttTTTTTACATTGGCATCTCAAGACGATGTGGTAAcaaggttatcctcacccttatcttaataagtccctgtgttgGCTCACAGTTCTCGTACAAAAATTATGTATGTTACCAGATCATAatctaaaatacaaaaatacaaatattcagaGTCAGTGGTCTACAGAATCGGAAGATCCTACGCACACTCACAGACGTTTTGTGAGGCACTGAAGGCGACCTGTAAGTGTAGCTATTTAAGGACAGGCGCTCAGGTCGTCTCGCATTATGCAAACATATAGGTGTACGAGTATAATGTCTGTAACAGTTCTGTATGCTGTTAACAACCTGTCTCTGTCGTTTATATTTAGTGAGACCCGCTGTCTCTGAAATCTAAACTTTAGTATTATGGGGCTCCACTTTGCCTTTATCGTGTCCATATATTATTTCTCCAGCATATCTCGAATGCTTGTCCACTCGTCTTGCACAAATTCCCATTTATTcaagagtttttctttttcttggtcttttcaCTTCAGCAGGAGTGACCTGAAAATCGCAGAGGTTGCTCCTCCCACTACACatactgttatttattattttcctttaataGTTATTTCACAATCTGAATCTTGTTCCTTTGCAGGAATACCTTTATGTTTAATTTCTGTGTCTTTGGGGGGAGTTTCTTTTACAGTCTCCTCTCCATATTTCTGTTCTTCGGTTTCTCCGTTCGTAACTTGGGCCAGTTTCTTTTCTATTACATCTATTTTTGCATCAGTATCTAGATCATCCAGGTGGTTTCAGATATCTACTTCCTAGAAAAATCCACATCACTACTCTACggcacttccttcacttcctgcaGGGCACGCCGCGGTTGGGCCCTGCAGGCACTGAGGACTGTAGTTGTCGCCTCCTTCGGCACCTCTCCCTGCGTGGTGACCGGCCCTTCTCCATTTTCTGCGACTCCATGCTGGGGAACCGCCGAAGTAATCTTTAATTGTGGTCTCGCCCCTGCATGCAAGAGACCCGGCATTGTGGAGGCCTCCGAAGTTGTAGCAGCTAGgcttaaccctttcccccttctcaatTTTGGCCCAGCAGATTCGCGTCATGTTTCCTACCGTAGAACCTGCATCGAGTATCCTGTTGACAGGCCCATGACTTGTGGCCCCATTGGCAGCATATGAGGCACATGGCTGGcggctccacatacggtgccaccctcTTGTACCCTCTCTGGCACTTCCCCTTTCACGAGGGCAACGAGCTGAGTCCGCTCCTCGTCCCTTGACGTATGCTTCTTAACCCACACAAATCTCTCGTCGTCCAGCAGAAGGTCTGGGTCCAGTATGGTTGGATATTGAAAAATTATCATCTTAGTGAACTTTTCCTCAGTCTTTGGGGCAGTCATAACTGTCCCATTGTATCCCAAAGTCGCCAGGGTCTGCTCCTGGCCTGCCCGTATGGTGAGATAAAGTCCCCCTATTCTTTCCTTCAGCGATGGCTCGAAATCATTGTGGTCCTGGCCTAGTTGCATGGCCCACCTTAATTTCCCCAGGAAACTCTTGGCGCAGTCCTGGGGCAATATCAGTCGCTTCCTGCCCTTCCCACCGTTTTCGTCGTTCTTCTTCTCCCGCTCGCATCCACTCTCATTGTCACTCATGTCCACGTTTCCTTCACGTCTCCCCCTCTTATGGGCTTCACCTCCACAAGCAACATCAGACATGCTGGTACTTGGAGAGGAGGTGACCCGCTCCCTGGCCGAGGTCTAGGTGGGGTCGGGAGAACTCACGCCTGAGGACAGTACTGTAAACACGTCCTAATTCTACGGTATACACCgtgactaaaagagagagagagagagataagagagtggggggttcacagagagagagagagagagtcattgagaaagagagaaagtgattcATTGTGTGTGTAACAAAgtagatagaaacaaagaaagaacgagagagtgagggggagagggagaaagagaaagaaatgatgcggaagaagggagggtgagagagagagaagacgaaagagggagtgaagaagagaaagagagaggggggaagggaatgaagaataaaaagagaaaaagaagagagggatggagggggagaaagggaacgagagagagtctTATAAATGAATCGATGCATCAATTTTATTCGATACATTGTGGGAACACCCTAATGACACAGATAAAATGATAGCTATTGAGTAGCTAAGGTGATACTGATACCAATACAAAAGTATCGATCGATATATGCACGCTGATACATGTTTCGCGATACTACCCATCTCTGGTCTAAAAGTATCTTGGAATAAGACCAAGGTGCAGGATCACAGGGGTCCTTCTTGGAGATCCTATCCGGCTCGAACATGTAGTTGGCATCGAAATCACATAGAGCTTTACATATCTAGTAGTGTAGTCTATGACCCTAAGCTGTTAGACCAAGAAGTCAGTAGGCGGATTGGCCGGGCAGCAAATGCCATGAAATCAATTGATAAGAGTATTAGGAGACGCCAGTATCTTTACAAAAGGATTAGACTATGTGTCTTCAAAGCCTTGATACTTCCAGTCTTGTTCTATAAAAGCGATAATAGGATGTAGTCCCATGCATTGGAGTCGTCTTGGTGCCT is part of the Penaeus vannamei isolate JL-2024 chromosome 19, ASM4276789v1, whole genome shotgun sequence genome and harbors:
- the LOC113828764 gene encoding ipis-1, which gives rise to MEIERVTQTRVGVLTTMSAAGVLLLSLLSLAGGGSPQCISKNDEMSPPPRPDLGHIAPFSVALFREVLPSKGNFVFSPYSVWTALVLAYFGSGGNTQTQLEQVLQLTNKADTLALYRAVTELHEAQDTKPNYTLNAANKLFVQEYYPIFECVRHVLANKLQTVNFRRSHKAAETINQYVRDTTRGKISQLVRPREISRAHIVLANAVYFKGLWEQQFQPDNTHLEKFYPAPDQHAFVDMMTQENKFPIGYSGDLDAQVLEIPYRERGASLFVFLPRDRNTGRELDDMLRQFQPASLRPAIGNLVKRDVLLKFPKFRLENSLRSELTGALIRLGIEDLFTTEANMRGFFPTGGLKVKDGVHKVMVEFTEEGAETSPIQTKVFGRLSHPPRRVPFVTNRPFLFLVLDNYTNSILFLGVFRKP